Below is a genomic region from Ferribacterium limneticum.
AGGCGCGGGCTTCCTCGCGCATCTTGGCGTCGAGGTTGGAGAGCGGCTCGTCGAGCAGGATGACCGGCGGGTTGTAGACCAGTGCCCGGGCGATCGACACGCGCTGCTGCTGGCCACCCGACAACTGGTGAGGGTAGCGTTCAGCGAGGTGGTCGAGGCCGAGGTTCTTGAGTGCCGTGTGCACGCGCTGGGTGATCTCGTTGTCGGCCACCTTGCGCAGCTTGAGCGGATAGGCGACGTTGTCGAACACCGTCTTGTGCGGCCACAGGGCGTAGGACTGGAAGACCAGGCCAAGCTCGCGTTTTTCAGCCGGGATATCGATCCCGGCAGCGGCATCGTAAATGGCCCGGCCGGCGATGGCGACGCTGCCGTGGTGCGGCTGTTCGAGGCCGGCGACGGCCCGCAGCAGGGTGGTCTTGCCGCTGCCCGAAGGGCCGAGCAGGGAAACCACTTCGCCGCGCCGCAAGTGCATCGAGACGCCCTTGAGGATGGGATTGCTGCCGTAGGACAGGGCGAGGTTGTCGACGGTCAGGATGGTATTTTCAGTCATGAAGTTTTACTCCGAAACGCAGCGCCAAGGCGAGGCCGACGCCGACCAGCAGCATGTTGATCAGGGACAGGGCGGCAACCACATCGACGGCGCCGGAAGCCCACAGGGAAACGATTTGTGCGCCGATCACCTCGGTGCCGGGGGAGAGCAGATAGACGCCGGTCGAGTATTCGCGCTCGAAGATCATGAAGATCAGCAGCCAGGAACCGAGCAGGCCGTTGCGAATGAGCGGCACGGTGATGTCGCGCGACACCCGGGAGCGCGAGGCGCCGACCAGCCGGCCGGCTTCTTCGAGTTCCGGGCCGACCTGCATCAGGGCGCTCTGGATCAGCCGCATGCCGTAGGCCAGCCAGACCACCGAGTAGGCGAACCACACCGAAAACAGCGTCGACCGCAGCGGTGCCAGGAAAGGCACGAAGAGGAAGACCCAGAACACCGCCAGACCGGCCATCAGACCCGGCACGGCGCGTGGGGTCAGGATGACGTAATCGACGAAGCGTGACAGGCCGTCCGGCTGGCGGTGGGTGGCCAGGCCGATCAGCAGGTAGCCGCCGACGGCGATGGCGCCGCCGATGGTGCCGATCAGGATGGAATTGACGATCGAGCGGATCATCGTCGATTCCTCGAAGACGGCGTGGAAGTGGTCGAGCGTCAGTACTTCGAGGATATTGACCCCGGTGCCCCAACTGCTGACCACCGAGCGCAGCGCCACGCCGGAAATCGGCACGAAGACGGTGAGGAACAGCCAGGCGACGATCAGGCCGAGGGCCAGCCACTTCCATGGGCCGAGGGCGAGCGGACGCTGGCGGGCCGACTTGCCCTTCATCGAGACGAAGCGCTGGGCGTTATTGAGCAGGGCGCGCTGCAGGAGGACGAGCGGAAAGGTGACGGCGATGATGCACGTCGCCACCGCAGCCATCAGGTGGTAGGACGGCGTACCGAGCTTGTTGGTCAGCTTGTAGAGGTAGGTGGTGAGCACCAGGTGGCCTTCCGGATCGCCGAGGATCAGCGGTAGGCCGAAGATCTCGAAGCCGAGGAAGAAGACCAGCACGCCGACGTAAAGCAGGGCCGGCGAGACCATCGGGATCGACACGTCGCGGGCGACGCGGAAGGGGCTGGCGCCGGACAGGCGGGCCGCTTCCTCGACATCGGAGCCGAGATTGCGCAGGGCCGACGAGGAGTAGAGATACACATGAGGTACATGCGTCAGGCCGGCGATGACGGCGATCGAGGCGAGCGAGTAGATGTTCCACGGCACACCGCCGAAGATGTCCTGGAACCAGACCGAGAAGAAGCCGACCGGGCCGAGCGAGACGACATAGCCGAAGCCGAGGACGACCGGCGAGACGAAGATCGGGATGAGGATCGGCGTCTCCAGCCACTTGCGCCCCGGCAGGTCGGTGCGGACCATGATGAAGGCCAGGATGGCACCAAGCGGAATGGCGATGACGGTCATGCCGACGGCGATGAACAGCGTGTTCTTGGTCGCCGACCAGAAGTCCGGATCGTCGAAAATGAAGGCGAAGGATTCCAGGCTGAGCGTCGCGGTCTTCATGAAGAAGGGGCCGGACAGCACGCTCTGGTAGATCACCAGGCCGAGCGGAAAGAAGACGGAAAGGGCGAGCAGGGTCACCACTACCCGTCTGGGCAATGTTTGTAACATGAGGGTCACCTTGGATTTGAGGTGGATCGGGCCCTCAGCGCCGGCCTGCGCAAGGGCGCAGGTCCGGGCCGGGGCGGCGGTGGGGCGCCTTTATTTCGCCTTGACGGCGCCGTTCCACTGCTTGAGGAAATCGAGGCGCTTGGCCTGATCCAGGTAGGTCAGCAGGCCAGTGCCGATAGGCACCGGGCGCAGCGCGTCGCCGAGCTGCTTTTTCAGACCGCTGGCCGTGGTTTCGCCTTCGACGTCGGGGCGAATGGCGTAGAGATCAGCCTTGTTGGCGATGATTTCCTGACCCTTCTTGGACAGCACGAAATCGAGCCAGAGCTTGGCGGCGTTCGGGTTCTTCGCATTCTTGGCGATGAACATCACCCGGCTGATGACCAGCGTGTAGTCCTTGGGCAGCACGATGCCGATCGACGGATCCTTCTTGGCGCGGGTCAGCGCGTAGGCCGCGTTGAGGTTGTAGCCGATCAGGTTCTCGCCCGAGGCGATGCGTTCCATCATCGTCCCGGTCGACGCCTGGACCCGCACCTGGACGCCGCCAAAGGCCTTGAGCAGGTCGGCATAGCCCGCACCGTTAACCTGCTTGTCCTGGCTGACCAGCATGAAGCCGACACCGGATTTTTCCGGGTCGTAGGTGGTGACCTTGCCCTTGTACTTGTCAGCCTGCGTCGTCAGCAACTTGATGAAATCGGCGTGGCTCTGGGGCACGTCGGCGGCCGGCACCAGGCGCTTGTTGTAGACGATGCCGATCGGTTCGTAGGTGGTGCCGAAGGCTTCGTTCTTCCAGTTGGCCCACTCCGGCAACTTGGCGGTTTCAACCGACTTGTGCGGCTGGGCGTAGCCGTCGTTGACCAGCTTGACCTGGAGGTCCATGGCCGACGACCAGGTGACGTCGGCCGAACTGCCGGCAGCCGATTCCGAAATGAAGCGGTTGTACAGCTCGGTCGTGCTCATGTTGCTGTACTCGATCTGGATGGCCGGGTACATGGTGCGGAATTCGCGGATCAGATGGTTGGTCTGTTCGTTGTCGGTCACCCCGTAGATGGAGAGCTTGCCTTCCTTCTGGGCGGCGGCGATGAGGTCGGGGGCCGATTGGGCGAGCAACGGGGTGCTGGTACCGAGGGCCGCGGCAATAAGGCCGGCGGTCAGGCAGCGCTGGAAGTTGCGACGAGTCAGTTTCATGATGTCTCCTGTCTTTTGATTTTGTCACTGTCGGTTGCCTTTTGGCCAACCGCATGTGACTTGATGCTACCGGGCCAGCCTTTCAAACTGCTTTCGGGGCGGGCCCGGTTTTCGTTTTTTTCCGTTTTTTCCGGTTGACCGTCAGAAACGATAGCGGGCGCCGAGCATCAGGGATTTCGGCGTGTAATTGACCGGCAGGCCCGAGTCCTTGTCGAAGCCCTGGCAGGTGCCGCCGGCGCACAGCGAGTTCTGGCCGCCGTTCTTGTTGGAAACCTGGGCGTAGTAGGCGTAGAGGTCGGTCTGCTTGTCGAGCGCGAATTCGTAGCCGACGCCGAGGTGATCGGAGTCGCGATTGGTGCTCATGCGGTCGTCGAGATGACCATAAACACCGCGCACGGTATGGCGGTCGGCGAACGGCACGGCCATGCCCAGCCACCAGACGTTGCGGTCGAGGCTCTTGTAGGTGGCAGCGCCCTCCTGGGTGTCTTCGCCGTGCAGGAAGTGGGCGTACAACTTGGCGAACTTCAGGTCGTAAGTGGCGGCAAGGTTGTAGGAGGTGCGATTGATGTTTTCGCTCGCCGGTGCGCTGACCGTGCCCGTGCGCTGGAAGGACAGGTAGCCGGCGCCGACGAAGAGCGGACCCTTGGCGTAGCTCAGGCTGGCGCTGACGCCCTTGCCTTCGTTTTCCGGGCCGGTGGCGGTATTGCCCGGCGTGCCGCCGGTGATCCCGACATCAGCCTCGCTGTTGTTTTCCATGCCGGCCGAGTAGGCGATCTTGCCCTGGAAGCCGCCCAGCGTCGGCGAAGCATAGAAGACGGCATTGTCGAAACGGCTCGCTGCAGCGCTCGACCACAGGCGGAAGGCCGTGGCGCCGCCGATGGTGAAGGGGTCGGAGGGGCTGGCCAGTGAGTAGATAGGGGCGTAGTCGCGACCGAAGCGGATGTCGCCGAATTTCTTGCTGTTCAGGCCGATGAAGGTATTGCGCGAGAAGATGGCAACACCGGTGGTGTTCGGCGCAGCGGACGAGGCGGTGCCGGCCCCCGGGTTGCTGACGTTGCTCGAATGGCCGGTGTTCTGGCCGTTGTCGTAGGAAACGCCGGCTTCGAGCTGGAAGTAGGCCGAGAGATCGTCGCCGAAGTCGCGCAGGCCCTTGAAGCCGAGCCGGCTGGCCGAGCCGAGGCCGCTCTGGATGCGGGCCTTGGTGCCATGGCCGTAATCGCCGACTTCGACGCCGGCATCGGCGATGCCGTAGATGGTCAGGCCCTCGGGCATGCTCAGGCCCTTGCTCTTTTTCGCGGCTGGCGCTTCGGCGACGGCCTTGCTGGCCTGTTCCGCCTTCTTGGTGGCGACAGCAGCGGTGGCGGCGGTGGCCTGGAGCAGTTCCTCGAGTTTTTCGAGGCGGGCCTTCTGGGCCTGGATCTCGGCCTGCAGCTCGTCCATCGTTGCGGCCTGGGCCGGGGCGGCCAGGGCCAGACTGCCGAAGCAGGCCAGGATGGCGAGGTTGATCGGGTGTTTCTGCATTTTGTCTCCTCCTTGGAATTTCATTTCACGGATGGTTGCCCGGTGGGTGCGATACCGGGTTGGAGGCCATTAGAAACAAACAGGCTTTCGATTTGCTTTCGCTGTCCTGTCGGGGAACAATCACGGGCAATGAGTCCGGCCGGCGGGATGGCCCCGCCCCGAGCCGACCGAGGAGACAACATGAGAATTCTGCTGGTGGAGGACCACCCGGAGCTTTGCGAGTGGGTGGCGAAGGCCCTGACTCAGGCGGGCAATGTGGTCGATACGACCGATCGCGGCGACCATGCCGAACATTTTCTGCTGACCGGCGAATACGACGCCGTACTGCTCGACCTGTCGCTGCCCGGCAAGGACGGGCTGGACGTGCTGCGCAACCTGCGGGCTCGCGGTTCGCGCGTGCCAGTCCTGATCTTCACGGCGCGCGGCACGGTCGATGACCGGATCAAGGGCCTCGACCTCGGGGCCGACGATTACCTGCCCAAGCCTTTCGTGCTGGCCGAACTGGAGGCCAGGCTCAAAGCCCTGCTGCGCCGTTCGGCCGGGCAGAATCCGGAGGTCAGGCTGGGTGAGCTGGTCTACGACTCGGTCAGCCGGCTATCGACCGTGCGCGGGACGCCGCTGGCGCTGACGCCGCGCGAACTGGCCGTGCTCGAGGCGCTGCTCGCCCGGGTCGGGCGGCCGGTGGCGCGCGATGCGCTGTTCGAAAAGATCTTCAGCCTGGACCAGGACGCCCGGGCCGAGGCGATCGAAATCTACGTCCATCGGCTGCGCAAGAAACTCGAAGGTTCGGGGGCGCAGATCACCACGGTACGCGGTCTCGGCTACATGATCGGCGAGGCGACTTGAAAGCGCCGGGCCTCAAGCGCCGGCTCGCCATCTGGCTGTTCGGCGTTCTTTCGGCGCTACTGGCGGTCGATGCCTGGTTCAGCTACAGCGATGCGCTGGGGGCGGCCAATCAGGCTTACGACCGCTCGTTGTCGGCCTCGGTCAAGGGTATCGCGGAACGGGTTTACGCCACCGAGAGCGAGATCGTGGTCGACATTCCTTATTCGGCGCTCGAACTGTTCGAAGCCGGCAGTTCCGACCGCCTTTTCTACAGCGTCGGCATTCCCGGCGACAAGGCGATTACCGGTTATGAGGACTTGCCGCTGCCGGAGAGTATTTCGCCGAACAGCCTGGTTTTCTACGATGGTGTCTACAAAGGCCAGCAACTGCGTTTTGGCGCCATGCTCAAGCCGCTCTATCGCGCCGAGTTCCCGAAACCGGTCATCGTCATCGTTGGTGAAACGATCAATACCCGGCAGGAGGTCGTGCATCACCTCTTTTCGCGCGAAGTGGCGCGCAAGGCGCTGCTCATCGTTGTCGCCCTGGCTGTCGCGCTCTTGGCGACAATGATAGCCGTGCAGCCAATTGACAACCTGGGGCAGGCGATTCGCCTGCGGCCGGAGGACGATCTGACACCGATCAACGCGCTTGGCGTGCCGCACGAGGTCAAGCCGCTGGTCGACGCCATCAACCTGCACATGGAACGGATCGGCGCCATGGTCGAGGCCAGGCGCCGCTTTATCACCGATGCGGCGCATCAGTTGCGCACGCCGCTTGCGGTCCTCAACACGCAGGCCGAATACGCCTTGCGTCAGCACGGCGAGCCGGAAATGCGGCCGGCCATCGAAGCTTTGCACCGCAGCCTGGGCAGCGCTATCCGCCTGGCCAACCAGCTATTGTCCTTGTCGCGGGCCGAGCCGATCAACGGTCTGATGGTGGCGCGCCAGGCGGTCGATATTTCGGCCGTGGCCCGTGACATGGTGGTCGAACTGCTGCCGCTGGCAGCGCGCAAGGGGATAGACCTCGGTTTCGAGGGTGACAGCAGGCCGCTCATTGTTGCCGGGAACTCAGTCCTGCTGCGCGAGCTGATCGCCAATCTGGTCGACAACGCGCTGCGTTATACGCCGGAGAACGGGGTGGTCACGGTGGCCGTCGATCTGGCACCGGACAAGGCGGCGACCGCCAGGGTGCGGGTCATCGACAACGGGCCGGGCATTCCGGCCGAGTTTCGCGCCCAGGTCTTTCTCCGCTTCTTCCGCCTCGATGGCGGTGACTACACGGGGAGTGGGCTGGGGCTGGCTATCGTGCGCGAAATCGTGCACGGCCATGGCGGCGACATCGCACTGAGCGACGCGCCGGACGGACACGGCTTGCTGGTGGAGGTTTTCTTGCCGCTGGCCGAGCCTTCGGCTTAGGCTTTCTTCTTGCTGCCGATCTTCGATTCCTGGCCGGCCATCAGGCGCTGGATGTTTTGCCAATGCTTGCCGATCAGGGCCATGCCGAGGATGCCGACGACGACCGTCTGGCCGCTGCCGCCGTGCATCAGCACGGAAATGACCGGGGCCATTCCGGCGGCGACGACAGCGGCGAGCGATGAATAGCGGAAGGCGAAGGCGATGAACAGCCAGGTGCCGGCGACGGCGAGGCCGAGCAGCGGGTCGAGGGCGATGAGCACGCCGGCGGCGGTGGCGACCCCCTTGCCGCCCTTGAATTTGAGGAAAACCGGGTAGAGATGGCCGAGGAAGACGGCGAGCGCGACGAGGCCGATGACGGTGTTCGAAAAGCCCATCTGCTGCGCGATGAAGACGGCGGCCCAGCCCTTGAGGGCATCGCCGAGCAGGGTGAATAGCGCGGCCTTCTTGTTGCCGCTGCGCAATACGTTGGTGGCGCCCGGGTTGCCCGAACCGTAGGTGCGCGGGTCGGCCAGACCGAAGAGCTTCGAGGAAATCATGGCGAAGGGAACGGAGCCGAGCAGGTAGGCGGCAATCAGGGCGAGGGCTATTTGCATGGGGCGCTTAGGTGGCTTTGGTCGCTGGGGTACAATCGCGCCAAATTTTACACCGCTGCTGCGGTCGACCGCCCTATGGACATCATTTTCCTCGAAGAACTGCGCGCCGAAACCTGGATAGGCATCTATCCGCGCGAGAAGGCCATGCCGCAGACGGTCGAAATTTCACTGCAGATCGGCGTGTCTACCGCCTCGGCCGGGGCCAGCGACGACATTCGCGACACGGTCGATTACGCCGTGGTCGTCGACCGACTGCGCGCCGACCTGGCCGCCGTGCACTTCAATCTGATCGAGGCGCTGGCCGAACACGTGGCGAGCTACGTGCTGGAAACCTTCGCCGTGCATTGGGTCCGTGTATCGGTCGCCAAGCTCGGCATGATGCCGGGCGTCAAGCGCGTCGGCGTCATCATCGAACGCTCGCTCTGAGCATTTTTGCCCCTCACCAGCGGGCGAGGGGCATTTCAATTTTGGCCATTTTTCCCGGTTGACCGTGGGAATGGCCTTTCCCGGCTAAAACCGGCTCAAAAAGCTGCCGCCAGCACTGTCATCACGGCAAAACCGGTGGCTAGGCCGGCCGTCCCGGCGCCCACCCGCCCCGGCTGGTGCGAGGCCGGAATCATCTCGTGGCTGACCACCCAGAGCATCGCCCCGGCTGCGGCGGCCAGTGCCATCGGCAAGGCGGCGCCGGCGAGCGTGCTGGCGATGACGCCGAACAAGCCGCCGACCGGCTCGACCAGCCCGGTGCCGAGCGCGATGAGGGCGGCCCGCAAGGGCGCGGCACCGAGCGCCACCATGGCGCTGGCGACGATCCAGCCTTCCGGGATGTTCTGCAAGGCGATGCCGAGGCTCATGCCGTGGTCGGCGCCGGCGGCAGCCGCAACCCCCACCGCCAAGCCTTCCGGCACGTTGTGAATGGCGATGGCGGCGACGACGAGGGCGACGTTGGGCTGCATGCCGCTGCTTTCGACTTCTTCGACATGCTCGTGCGGCAAACGACGATCCAGCATCTGCATGGCGGCGACGCCGGCCAACAAGGCGCCGGCCGTGGCGATGCCGAGCGACCACACGGCGTCGCTGGCCATCACCGTCTGCACGGCCGGGACGAGGAGCGAGAACAGGCTGGCGGCGAGCATCATGCCGCCGGCCAAACCGAGCATCGGGGCCATCAGCCGTTCCGACGGGCGGCGGAGCATGAGCACGGGAATGGCGCCAAGCCCGGTCGCCGCGCCGGCCAGCAGGCTGGCTTCAAGCCCCTGGGCGGCCATCGGGTGGGCGGCAAGCCAATGGACGGCCTGTTCGATGCCGAAGGCGACGGCAACAACGGCCATCGCCATGCCGATCCACAGATGGCGACGGGCAGTCGGCCGGGCGTAGTGCTGGATAACTAGTTGGGTCATGGTGGCGCTCCTTTGTCTTGAGTGCCACTTTATGGATTGCTATGTTATAGCGCCAATCGATTGCTTAAATGCTGTCGATTGTTATTGGCAATCACCCCTTGAGCGCCGCTTCGACTACCTTCGGCTGCAGTGTGCGCAGGATGTCGTGCGGATGGACGCCGACCAGAAAGCCGCGTTTTCCGCCGTTGATGTAGATCAGCGGCAGGTCGAGGATGGTTTTTTCGATATGCACCGGCATCGTCTTCTTGGTACCGAATGGGCTGGTGCCACCGACCAGGAAGCCGGTGTGGCGGTTGGCCACCTCCGGCTTGCACGGCTCGACCTTTTTGCAGCCGATCTGCCGCGCCAACTCCTTGGTCGAAACCTTGCAGTCGCCGTGCATGAGGACGATCAGCGGCTTGGCGTTCTCGTCTTCGAAAACCAATGTTTTGACCACCGCATGTTCATCGACATTGAGTTCGCGCGCCGACACCTTGGTGCCGCCGTGTTCCTCGTAGTCGTAGAGATGGGTCGAGAAGGCCACCTTGTTCGCCTTGAGGAACTTGGTGGCTTGCGTTTCGGGGGCGTGTTCTGGTTTTGCCATGGCGTGACGGGTTTCAATGTTCTTGGCTGATTTTACATCCCCCGCCGGGGCGGATTGACAGGCGTCTTGGGCTGGAAATAGAGACAGGCCTGCCCCGAGGAAGCGATCACATCGAGTTCGGGCCGGCGCTGGCTTTTGAAATCGAGGGCGCGGCAGCCATAGCGGAACGGCAGTTCATGGGTGATGAAATAGTAGGTGCACTGGTTGCAACGCGGCGATGACATGGGTTTCCCTTAGCCGCGCGGGTGATGCACCGCGTGCAGCGTCTTGAGTCGTTCGCGGGCAACGTGGGTATAAATCTGCGTCGTCGAAATATCGGCGTGGCCGAGCAGCAGTTGGACGACGCGCAGGTCGGCGCCGTGGTTGAGCAGATGGGTCGCAAAGGCGTGGCGCAAGACGTGCGGCGACAGCTTTTCCGGGGCGATGCCGGCGATCAGCGCGTAGCGCTTGATCAGGTGCCAGAAGGCCTGGCGGGTCATGGCGCCGCCGCGCGCAGTGACGAACAGGTCGTCGCTCTGCTGGCCGTTGAGGATGTCCGGTCGGGCTTCGTTGAGGTAGCGCTGAATCCATTCGATGGCCAGTTGGCCGAGCGGCACGAGGCGCTCCTTGCTGCCCTTGCCGAGCGCGCGCAGGACGCCGTCGGCGAGGCTGACTTCGTGCAGGCGCAGGCCGACCAGTTCCGAAACGCGCAAGCCTGTGGCGTAGATCGTTTCAAGCATGGCGCGGTCGCGCAGGCCGAGCGGGGTGTCGAGGTCAGGCGCGTCGAGCAGGGCCTCGACCTGTTTTTCCGACATGACCTTGGGCAGGCGCGACGGGCGGCTCGGGTTGGCCAGCTTGAGCGTCGGGTCGGCGACGATGCGACCGCGGCCGAGCTGCCAGCGGTAGAAGCGGCGCAGCGTGGACAGGTAGCGGGCCTGCGAGCTGGCCCGGGTTTGTTTCGCGAGGTTGGCGATGAAGCCGGTCAGCGTCGTTTCGCGCAGGTCGAGCAGCGGCTCGTTGGCGTTATTGGCCAGCCACAGGGAGAGCCGGCCAAGGTCGGAGCGATAACTGTTCAGCGTCGCCTTGGCCAGACCGTCTTCCAGCCACAGGGCGTCGCAGAAATTGTCGATCTCGGCAAGGTCAGCCGGGGAGGCTGGATTCATGCGTCAATAGCCAGCGTTTCACGTCGAGCAGGAAACCGCCGCGCTCGCGGGCAAAACCGCCGAGCCCTCCACCGGTGGCAACGACGCGATGGCACGGCACGACAACCGGGTAGGGATTCGAGCCACAGGCCTGGCCGACGGCACGCGGGGCGTTCTTGATGTTTTTCGCCACTTCGCCGTAGGTGTGGGTCCGGCCGGTCGGAATGGCTGAAATCTGCTCCCAGACGCGGCGCTGGAAATGGGTGCCGGCCGGGCGCAGGGGCAGGCCAAAAACAAAGCTCGGGTCGGCGATGTAGGCCTTGAGCTGACGCACGGCTTCGGCCGCCAGTGGTGTTGCCGGCGCTTGTTCCGGGCGCGGTTCGAGGAAGTCGATGCCAGTGATTTCGTCGGCGCTGCACTGCACGCCAAGCGAGAATCCAGGCGCGGCGACGATGGCTTGATAGGCGTTGGTTTTCATGATGCCTCCGTGGTCAATGCTACGGTCGACCGGAAAAAACGGCCAAAATTCAAAAAGCCGACAAGCCGGTCTGGGCGCGGCCGAGGATCAGCGCGTGCACATCGTGCGTGCCCTCGTAGGTGGTGACCGATTCGAGATTGACCATGTGGCGGATGACGCCGAATTCATCCGAAATGCCGTTGCCGCCCAGCATGTCGCGGGCGTTGCGAGCGATTTCCAGCGCCTTGCCGGTGCTGTTGCGCTTCATCAGCGAGACCAGTTCCGGCGTCGCGCTACCGTCGTCCATCATGCGGCCGAGGCGTAGCGCACCTTGAATCCCCAGGGCGATTTCGGTCTGCATGTCGACCAGTTTTTTCTGAATCAATTGCGTGGCGGCGAGCGGCCGGCCGAACTGCTGACGCTCCAGCGTATATTGCCGTGCCGTGTGCCAGCAGGCTTCCGCGGCGCCGAGGGCGCCCCATGAAATGCCGAAACGGGCTGAGTTGAGGCAGGTAAACGGCCCCTTGAGGCCGCTGGCGTTGGGCAACTGGTTCTCGGCGGGAACAAAAACTTCGTCCATCACGATGTCGCCGGTGATCGAGGCGCGCAGGCTGACCTTGCCGTTGATGATCGGTGCCGACAGCCCGGCCATGCCTTTTTCTAGGATGAAGCCGCGCAAGGCGCCGGCGTCATCCTTGGCCCAGACGATGAAAATGTCGGCCATCGGCGAGTTGGTAATCCACGTCTTGCGCCCGGAAAGCTTCCAGCCACCGGGCACGGGGCGGGCGACGGTGGTGGCGCTGGACGGATCCGAGCCGGAATTCGGCTCGGTCAGACCAAAACAGCCAATCAGCTCGCCCCTGCCGAGCTTCTTGAGATATTTTTCCTTCTGCGCGTCGGAGCCAAATTCGTAAATCGGCAGCATGACCAGCGAGGACTGGACGCTCAACAGCGTGCGGTAGGCCGAATCGACCGACTCGACCTCACGCGCGATCAGTCCGTAGGAGACGTAATTGAGTCCGGCACCGCCGAACTGCGGCGGCAGCGTCGCGCCGAGCAGGCCCATGTCACCCATTTCGCGGTAGATCGCCGGGTCGGTCGTTTCATTGCGGAAGGCATCGCGGATGCGTGGCTTGAGCGCCTTTTGCGCGAAGTCGCGGGCGGCGTTGCGGACTTGCCGCTCGTCGGCGGCCAGTTGGCTGTCGAGGAGGAAAGGGTCTTCCCAGGTGAAGGAAGGTTTGGCCATCTGCTTGCTCCGGAAAAAGTTGTCCCCGCCAGCGCGGGGACTTGTGGATTTCAGGGAATGCCGCGCTTGTCCGCTCAGGCTCGGACGTGTCCGTCGCCGAGCACGATCCATTTCTGGCTGGTCAGTCCTTCCAGACCGACCGGGCCGCGGGCGTGGATCTTGTCGGTCGAAATGCCGATTTCGGCGCCCAGGCCGTATTCGAAACCATCGGCGAAGCGCGTCGAGGCGTTGATCATGACCGAGGCCGAATCGACTTCGCGCAGGAAGCGCATGGCTTTCGGATGGTTGTCGGTGACGATGGCTTCGCTGTGATGCGACGAGTATTTATTGATGTGCTCGATGGCCTCGTCGATACCGGCGACGACCTTGACCGAAATGATCGGCGCCAGGAACTCGGTGTAGTAATCCTCGTCGGTGGCCGGAACGGCATTCGGCACGATGGCGCAGGTTTCGGCGCAGCCACGGATTTCGACGCCCTTGGCGGTCAGCATGTGGGCGATCGGCGGCAGTAGCATGGCGGCGACGCTGCGGTCGACGAGCAGCGACTCGGCGGTGTTGCAGGTGCCATAGCGCTGAGTCTTGGCGTTCTCTACAATCTTCAGCGCCTTGTTCGGATCGGCTTCCTCTTCGAGGTAGACGTGGCAGTTGCCGTCGAGGTGCTGGATCATCGGTACGCGCGATTCGGCCAGCAGGCGGGCGATCAGGCCCTTGCCACCGCGCGGCACGATGACATCGACGAATTCCCGCATGGTGATCAGTTCGCCGACGGCGGCGCGGTCGGTGGTGTCGATGACCTGCACGGCATCGGCCGGCAACCCGGCGGCTTTCAGGCCTTCGTGGACCAGCGCGGCGATGGCGCGGTTGGAACGGATGGCTTCCGAGCCGCCGCGCAGGATGGCTGCGTTGCCGGATTTTAGGCACAGCGCTGCGGCATCGGCCGTCACATTCGGCCGGGCTTCGTAAATGATGCCGATGACGCCGAGCGGTACGCGCATCTTGCCGACCTGAATGCCGGACGGCTGGTATTTGAATTCGCCCATTTCACCAA
It encodes:
- a CDS encoding glutamate-5-semialdehyde dehydrogenase; the encoded protein is MDIKHYMQTVGRQARAASRRVASASTAEKNAALLAIAAAIRREKAALVAANQQDLAAARAAGLETAMLDRLTLTEKGVDSMAEGVEQVAKLPDPIGEMGEFKYQPSGIQVGKMRVPLGVIGIIYEARPNVTADAAALCLKSGNAAILRGGSEAIRSNRAIAALVHEGLKAAGLPADAVQVIDTTDRAAVGELITMREFVDVIVPRGGKGLIARLLAESRVPMIQHLDGNCHVYLEEEADPNKALKIVENAKTQRYGTCNTAESLLVDRSVAAMLLPPIAHMLTAKGVEIRGCAETCAIVPNAVPATDEDYYTEFLAPIISVKVVAGIDEAIEHINKYSSHHSEAIVTDNHPKAMRFLREVDSASVMINASTRFADGFEYGLGAEIGISTDKIHARGPVGLEGLTSQKWIVLGDGHVRA
- a CDS encoding acyl-CoA dehydrogenase; its protein translation is MAKPSFTWEDPFLLDSQLAADERQVRNAARDFAQKALKPRIRDAFRNETTDPAIYREMGDMGLLGATLPPQFGGAGLNYVSYGLIAREVESVDSAYRTLLSVQSSLVMLPIYEFGSDAQKEKYLKKLGRGELIGCFGLTEPNSGSDPSSATTVARPVPGGWKLSGRKTWITNSPMADIFIVWAKDDAGALRGFILEKGMAGLSAPIINGKVSLRASITGDIVMDEVFVPAENQLPNASGLKGPFTCLNSARFGISWGALGAAEACWHTARQYTLERQQFGRPLAATQLIQKKLVDMQTEIALGIQGALRLGRMMDDGSATPELVSLMKRNSTGKALEIARNARDMLGGNGISDEFGVIRHMVNLESVTTYEGTHDVHALILGRAQTGLSAF